The genomic interval GCCTGTCTGTCATTGCTTTTTGGtgctttttttgtagtttttgtttctttgagaTGGCTGTCCATTACCATAAACATTTCAAAAGGgattttcaaaacacaaaaaaaatcaattagtTTTCTCTTATTTAACCCATTGCATAAATCTGGTACATGACTGATTTATCAGTGGGCTCACCCACATCCTGTCctcctttttttcatcaaatctATGAGAGATCAGCAGCACAAAGGGCAAAAGATccttcaaaaaaaaacaacttttaatgcCAGTCAGAAAACAAATCAGCAGTTTCTTTTTTCGAGTTGTGTTGGGTCTTCATCTCATGATCATAACACTCTGTACATTGTTGGTGAAAGTATGTGCACATCAAAGAATCCTCAGCTCATATTTTTGATTGGTTTACGATCAGGCAGCAACTTTTCTagtgtttgtttctaacagTTTGACTTGAAATTGGCCTCCCTGTCATGTCTTTAAAGTGGAGCCCTGAATGCAAAAATATGCTTCATGGTTTCAGTCCCCGCTCACCCGTACCCTCAGTGGTAAGTacacatttaaaactttattcaGGTGGGGTGAataattgcattttttattattacctgCACAAAATCAGGATCCATTGTCAATGAGGGAAATATGATATTGAATTTGAACTTTATGTTGCTGTGCGATGGAAGTGCACTGTACAGACAAATTACgactgctgcctctgctgctcttATAGATCCACTTTTCCCACGAATGACTCCCTTTCTAATTCTGTTACTCGGTGAGTTGCAATGCATGGGTTTCAAACAAAAagtttaaagggacagtccTCTCAAATTTTACATTACTCTTTCAAATTTGCTTGATGTCATGTGCCTGACCTCATTGCCTAGCTTTGAAATCTCTCTGCGTATACTGTCAAAGGTAAAATTGTCTCATATAAATCTAgtgataataaaacaaatttgtGCGAACTTTCCCTGTAAACGTGATGCACCTCTTTGATGTGTGGAGTAATCAGAAGATTTGCCTGACAGCAGTCAGTGTTGTTTACGGTTGTCGATCTGATTTGGCTTTCAGAAATCTGAGACGGATAAGGAAGTGCCAGAGAGGATGGGAACAACTTCAACAAGATAGGTTGAACAAAGGCCCCTCGGACAAGTCTCAGGATGGCAGCAGTGAGCTAAAGATGGAGTGCATGTTCAAACTCAACTCCTACAAGATGGTGTACGTCTGCAAGTCAGAGGACTACATGTACAGGCACACAGCTCTCACACGGGCTCATCAGGTaagcacagaaaataaaaatcatatatTATACCGTAGATTTATGTCAGTGAACACCTCCACTGGTCACTTGAGGagtcttttaaatcaaaccagCACCCCACAAGGTTTATGACCTGATGAAGgagaaaaaactgtaaaaaggGGAAactaggggcgctggtggcctagcggtctaagcgccccacatacagaggctacagtccttgtcgcaggggtcgccggttgattcccggccggtcgaccatttcctgcatgtcttcccccgctctctactccccacatttcctgtctctcttcagctttcctataagataaaggcaaaaaaagccccaaaaaaaaataacttaaaaaaaacaccaaagcaGCCACTTGCTTCTTGGAGCACCACCTTCAGGGAGAAATCTGTAACACAATAAAAAGACCTCTCTGCATTTTCAACCAGGATATTGTTTGCACCAGTGTTTAGGATGCAGCCATCTGCTAACATGAGAATAACTGCTTTATACTTATGTGATGACTCTACGCAGCAGTGGccgacgtggacatgagcacccCATATGTAGATGTGTCCTCCGTGTGTACTTGAGGGCAGTTTGGGCACTCTTATTGTCGGGTCACCTGTTTCCGGCCCGCTGcgttttctgcttgctttttcacaTACGACTTAcgttaatttagagctgatgcatgttgccgtttatcatacagcaattattaCATGATAGAATAGAGAAGAGATGTCGGAGGAGAATGTATGTACGGCTGACTCCTTAAGTGCTTTAAATGCAGGGAATGCAATGTCctccagcggaccaatcacaaggcttAGGTTCAGCGTTGTTTCCACGCatagttatattttggaggaggtgcacgttaGTCTACGCATGCAGGCTTCTGCATCAGAGAGGCGCTACGCAGACCTACAGCGTAGGCTACGGCGTCAATTTGATGCAgatgaagtataaaccaggtaAGGTATTAAAGGTATTAAAAGTGCGTCTTCTACAACGAAGTTAGGGTAACAACTATTAAAAGCCCTTTAATAAGAAGAATTCATAAACCCATCCCTGTGTTTTCCTTCTTGTACTTTGGATTTGTCTCACAGCAGAGGAGTTGTTTCATTCTGGTTGCCATCTCTTTCAGTCCCACCAGAGGGTCCACACACGCCTGCACAGACGCTTCCAGGCCCGGCTGGACTCCTGGGCCAAGGAGCACGTGACCAGCGACATGGCTGCCGTCAACCACAAGTGGCTGATGGGAGAGGAACGAGAAGGCATGTTGCCGTGCACCACCACCTGCAATCCTGAGGTCCTCCATTATCTCACCGTTAACAAGTTCCGGGTGAAGTACAGAACACTGTAGTATCTCTCTCAGTGAAGGATAAACTGTGACTGTCTTTATACAACAAGCTGCCGGTGATGACTTCACATACACGGTAGCTTCATGTGGATTTTCCAACCTGCTGTTACTCTATTCAGTTGCCAATTTTTTTACGGCCATCAGTCAACGAAGTTTCCAATTTCTGCAAATGTTTTCGATCTGATTCAGGAGGTTTGTCCTAGCTTTCAAGCTCACTCTGCAAATTCTGAAACTTGTGAGAAATAGATGTTTTATAAATGTGAGAAAACTGACATGTCTCAGTAAACACATtattatatgtatataaaaatagaGTTTTACATGCGATAGACAAAGAAGCACTCCTTCAGCTTCTTAGCAGAGCAGGtgaattttaacaaaaaaaaaagcatttcatACCTTTAACTCAGCAACTCGACAATAAAACAACAtaggtctttctttctttcaaccAGCTCATTATTTATCAggaaatacaaacagaaacctcaGTTTTGTCTCTTCCAAGAACAAGCACCAGTCAGTTCAGATACTTGTGGTCAGACGTGATGAATCTGACCTCCAGCTGTAAACTTCTTGAgtctgtgaatgtttttcttcttggtGGTGACGGTGCAATAAGGCACTCTATAATATACAATAATTTATGACCACCCATTCACTCTGTGTAAATATACTGTTTATATCTAGATCCTTTTTTAATCAGATGTCATTGATGTGTAGCGTACATTAACAAAAATAGTATTGATCTTAAACTAGAGTCTGCAGAGAAGTTtataaagaaaatgtaacattttaacatttttaccaaaGGATGTTAATGtgagaccttttttttctttaatgctCTGTCACGCGTGTTGTCCCTAAAGTGATAAATAAGTTGAAAACGACACGTTTTATATGTTCTTACTTCTCTCTGAGCATTTCTACCTTCAGTCTTTGGCATCAGTTTCACTTGTGATGATTGAATGTAGCTGAGCAGcgatttctcctttttttttttttttttgagttcgTTTTCTGTCTATTTATCAGAGTACTGCCGTCTTTACAGTACAATCAACTTTTCCTCGTATTCAAACCAAATGGTTAGAATCTGTGCAGCAGGTTCAGTGGTCACAGTgtatcacctttaaaaactgtacagaagttgtgttcattttttatgCCCAGTgttgaaacaaacactgactgtgTATAGTGTGTCTATACGTGAATGTCGGCCATGTGACTTGTGTACAGTTTAAAggataaacaaaacaagaaagcaATAATTCTTCCTGTTGTAGTTTATAATAGCTCTCAGTTTGTATTTCTTGCTGAAATGCAAGTGTGAATGTTGTTTTCTCTTCAAAGAGGGATGTAAAAGAagtatttttaatgcctttccCTCTGCAGTTTGTTTGAATGAGCCTGGAATTGGCCCTGTAGATATCCAGGTAGAGACAACCATCACATTACATGCTGTTAGTGTTTCACTGAGGAAAGGGACGTTAAAGCAACATCATCTTCCTCATATTAACTTTTGACAAACAGCCAGATCATTTGAAACTCACATACAGATCTCAACATGTGCAGGATATTCGTTAACACCAAAAGTTCAAGATGATAGTCCAGGtaagttaaaagaaaaacatgttcatCCTTCCCATATTGTCCTGAACTTTTGAAAGTTCTGCTCAGTAACATAATAACATAACCAGCTTCAGACAATCTCGGAACCGTTTATTACCgtgggttttatttttatatttcctgTGTTTGATATGGATCCAGACAGGAAGTCCTGCAGAGCTGATTGTATATAAAGACATTGTTTGTACTTTGTTTAATTTGTCTCTTTTCTTGACTTTTTTGATGTTGTATATGAGTGTTAGTACGGTGTTTGGCATTAAAATATCCTTTCAATAGACTGAAACTCAGCTGACCACTTCCTTTGTCATTTCTGTCATTCTGTTTAAACAACATGggctgcttcatatttcaaacaaaagCACGTAATGAAAAGAGTCTACTTGTTTCTTTGACATCATCTCTAAAAACCTAAAGcttaaatcaatcaaacaaaaagagatcacactttgattgatttttaatgaaaaattatatacatgaaagaggaaaacaagCTGTAAAAAAACAGATGGAGCTGTAACTTTTCACAAAAAGTGCAAATTATTTCATGTCAGAACAGATCATTTTAGGCATTGATTTTTATGTTAATACTTCTCACACTGATAGTTTCGAAGCTGAAAGGTTCATTTCAGAGGAAACTTTATCTCTGAAGGACTCAGAGGTCTGCTACACTCGTATGTAGATCCTGGTGCACATCACATCGTTGGCTCCAAAGATCTGCAACGAGATCGAGCAGGAAAAATAATCTGGTTATCATTTCATTGTAAAGCCACTAAGACTGGGAGAATACACTCCTTGCTTGTCCCATGACATCATATTCACCTGCATTAATATACATATTAATAAACATTTAATAACTATAAAACATCTTATAATATGAATATTGGTAAGTGGCTGTagttctatttttattattttattattcagaaCCTACACTGCATGCATTTTAAATTTCTCTTTGCAATTCAGTGCTGAAGTCATTTATTTCTGCAGCCTTTTTATTTCCCCCACTAATTGCTTAAACGCTGTctaatgtcacatttttaatcGGACACATGCCGCTGCCACCTAAAGAAACAGACGTGACAAAAACTGATATAAAAATGGAGGGGGATTATTGGATGCCCTGGGATATGGGTGGATGTGTCTGAGTCCAAAGATTTATGGGAGTCCCAGGGGCGCAGCGTTATGGCTCACTGCTGTGCCACACATCATCATTACCTCAGGCCATGAAATGTAACTGGAAGAAGGGAAACGGGTCGCCGCTGTGAAAAATGGAGCTGAGACGACTCCATCTGGCATGTGGCGTGATGCCGAGGGAGACATTATCTGGAGGTAACACCAGGGTCCATTGGCATTTCTCAACAGTGTGATCAATGAGACCAATTAAGTCCTGcaagaggacacacacagattcGGTTCCCCAACACCATCACAGCCACACAATTTCTCCATGCTACAGTCTCATTATTAAGTAGCCAAAGCAGGACTGCATTAATCTTTAAAAATCAATGATCATTGGCTTCAAATGTAAAGCATGAATATGAGGTTCCCCGCACGGGTAAGTGAAAGAGTAGTTTTTCATTCTTAAGTATTtatcctcctctccttgttACTGTGGATTCTCCCAGCGGTCATTAAAGTCCTCCCATCTCACATGGAGTGCAGTCAGCCACATGCTGGCTTCATTAAGCCCCCACATTCATTTATCTCTCCCTGAAAGTCTAATTTCCTCATCTGCTGGCCCGGGCTTCTCCTCAAGTTTGTGTGAATTTTTCTGTTTACACTAAGGAATTAATCAGATTTGTCTGTGAGGAGGGAGGCAAGTGAACTCCAGAGAAGGATGGGAGTCATTAGTTTCCTGAGGaacaaaatattaaactgaAGCTATACATTTTAGCTAAAAGAGAGGCATTTGCACCTTTTTCCCAATGCtggttaagaaaataaatatgactGGGGTGTTAGTTTAAAGTGTGCTCCTCATATATACAGGCTACAGTCCTCTGGTCTGACTCCCAGTCACGACCTTCACTGCATGTCTgctccccactctctactccacacaaCTCTGACTTCAGCTGTCCTCACTACTGAAGGCAAAATGCACCCAAACAACTTAAAAAGCTAAATAGCTCATTTTTTAGAATATGGCCCGATGTTACAAATAGATATAACAATTTAGAATATGCTTCATATCACTGTTTTACCCCAAAGTTTCTCATCTCACCAGTTGGAGGCATTTGCTCCCGGCCCTTTAAGGAAAGTGGTTTAACTTTCGAAGCTTTTAAAAGCTGTTTCGCAATAACAAGCTTAAATTTTGTGAGATTGGTGCCAAATTTGTACTTTTTCACTTTATGTCACAGTTACAGAAACACCTCACAGatttataactttaaaacatgCACTAAAAAGTCAGTCATCACCACTTCTCATCATTCAACAATACTGCAGTTACTCAGGCCTACAATCATTCAAGGCACAGCTTAAGTTTGATTAAgacgtctgcagtgatgcaccATGCAGACTAAAGCATGCAGCAGTACTGAGAATCTTTACATGAAGGGTTCACAGTAAAATATTTCTCAGAGTTGATCAgtttctcctcttcatcatcactcAAATCTAAAACTTAGTGTTACATTCAAGTTTGAGGAAGGCACGTTTAGTTTACCGAACACTGAAGGATGTATCTGATCTGAATGTGAGATGTTTCCTTTAAAGCTCTCATTCTTTCTCACCGATGATTTAACCTCACATGCCGATCAGATTACAGCCTCATCACGCCAACACGGACATGGACAcggacacggacacacacatacacacacacacacaccacacacacacacacacacacacacacacacacacacacacacacacacacacacacacacacacacacacacacacccttatcttgaataaaaacacatttggtcCTGTTCAAAGCTTTTCTTTCTGTCCAAATCACAGCCCCTCTTAAATATTTTCCTGATTGCCTCTCTGCAGAGGCACGGAACAGTAAAGAGGAGATCTTCATCACTGTGAAACtggcttctttcttttatccatCTGGACCATAAACTCAACCAGGACCAGatgtttacagtaaaaaaaactgttttgtcTCTGAAATCCTGAAACTGCCAGGAACCGGAGTGTTTCTGATGGATGCAGGCTCACGAAGAGCTGTCTAACTGCATACTTATGGCAGGGACCTGATAAtttattcttcttttgaaatgtgCAATAAGATTCCTTGAGCAGCCTCTTTGTGGTGTCGCTGCAAAATAACAGATTATTCACTTGTTTTCAGCCTCTTGTGTCTCTTCCTGATAATTTGCTTTGATCCTGAAACCAACAGcaaaactttttcttttcagtcaCACATATAATCACCCTTAGTTTTCTTCCTTTGCCTTCAAAAATTCAGCATTATATTGTCACATCTCCCAAACACATGCCAGATCCACACCCTCATAAtacacaacaaagaaacaccagGAACTGGATGATTAATGCAAAAAGCCGCTGGAGATGAGAACATTTTTTAGGAACGACATAGCATTCTGGAAAATGATTGACCAgatcattttacattttcacatctgGTGTCACCACCCAGATCTGACATCTCTGTTGAGCATCTGGTAAGATATGGTTTCTGCCTCTACCATGATTCTGCTGGTCTGGACTTCTACACTCAAAATGAATCCTGGTTTGCTTTAGTTACTCAATTAAAACTAGTCTTATAAtagtaaatatgaagatttaaATATGTGTTAACTACTCAGAAACCAGAGCTGAGACTAAATATCCTTCGACTGCTTAATCTATCGGTTATTTTCTTGATAATTCAACTCATTTTTTTGATCTGTCAGATCACGTAATAGTAAAAATGGATTTTACTGAGTCCCAAGGTCCAAGCATTAGTcttcacattttttgttttatatatttacagtTTAATGTCCTAGATGACTAAGAAATCAGGACATTTTAACTTATTAGAGGCTGGGATTTGATCCTTTTTGCCTAATGCACCAGTATTTAATAAAGTACTCAAAGGGGCTGCTGTGTGGGCTTTGCACGGAACCAGACTGACAGTTTTCCTTGGTCTTTAGgctctatgctaagctaaccagtAACcagtcattttaatatttaggtACAAACGTGAGAGAAGTACTGAGGGTCTCCTCTTCCTTGTGCCGAGAAAATCAAGAAGCTCATTTCCTTATtgtcaaatgaaataaagagtCTGCTGTACTTCACTGTCAGATCAGCAGTGTTTTTAACCAAGTTTGTCCCTCCAGCCAATCCATTGTTTCCTTACTGGCACAAAGAGAAGCACAAAAAGGCCCCTGTGGTTACAGGCAGTGACCTCCAAATCTGACACCTCATCCCACTTTacaaaacatccaaacatctgGTCATATTTGGATGTTCAGATGAAAATGGGAGTCATTGTTTTTAGACATACTTGTTCCATTCAGGCAGGCGGGATTTGAGCAGCTGGGAGCCTcaattttttaatataaatatcaaGAAGACATACTTTATAGAAAGAGAAACCACAGATGATCCTGAAGAGATGCCTGAAACTTAAGATTATCTCTCAGGACAGTGATGATTTATATACTTTGTTAATTCAAGTCTACAGCCGCTCTCTGCCTCatatttatctctttatttgTAGTTAAAGTAAACTTAACATGACTACTCACCAGTATGAGTTCATCCCCTTTGAGTTCTCTGCTCCAAAATGTCTTTGGGCCGTTCCCGCTTAGTAAGGTCTGTTGGCAGTAAatcttgttttctgtttcccATGTGGCCAAGCTCTGTGGAAAAGAGGAGTTTATTGAGGTTTCTCATATTTACTGCCTCAATTTTTACCTAACAGTATGTCAATGGAAAAGTAAGAAGTCCAGAGATCAGTGGGGACTGTCTGTTAATCTTTTTGTCCCATTAGTCCACGAGGGAGTTTACATGTTTTACATGTTCTATGTGTTTCTCCTGTTTtcagaaaactagcataaaACGTTTTATTGCATCTGAAACTAGCTCTCTGCAGCCAGTGTCCCATAAACTCTGAAGTATAGGACCCAGAGGGATGATTCACCTATTTTATGGACTAAGTTCAGTGCACTTGTCAAGACCAATGCTACCTCGCCTGTTTTGTTTAATGTTATCTGTTTCTCTGGGGTAACTTTGTTGATAAAAGAAGCTTTTTATGGGTTTCAAATGCAGATGTAACTGTTTGTGGGAGCTTTAACCCAAGCTAAGGACTACGAGTGAGATAACAGTGAGGATCCCCTGCTTTACTTTTAAATCTGTCTCTAACAAGCCACCCAGCTCCATGAAAGTAGAGTTTTGAAGTACTCTGTAATTTAACTTGGAGAATTCAGAGCCCTGTTAGTAGAGTTATATTGTGAAGCTGCATCACACTGACCTCAGGTGTGTGTAGGAAGACAGTTTTAATACAAGAAGCTACAAGTCTAAACATCTGTATTCAAAGTGGTCATTTTAATCAGCTGGTAAATGATACAGTAGTAACAGTATAATCACATATTCCTCTGCCAGTGCTGTGATACTGTGGCTGTTTAAATCATATGTACCTTACACTTCCTCCCATCCACCGTCTCCTCATTAAACTCCTCTCCGATCAAGAAGTTGATCTCTGTGGTGCGGACTGTGGTGGAGGTCTTGATGTAGAAGTGCTCACCGTTCTGCTTTATCTCCACATGGGGTTTGGACGCAGCCACCACTGCCACCCTCCTCAGCATGGGGTTCACACCTGAACAAAAATATGAGTGAGTGGAGATGTTTGATAACTGTTCTTCCTGCTACACTTTCTTACGCACTGTCTTTGGGATTGAACACAAGATCTTCTCGCAAAATCAGTGTGCTTTAGAAAAGCAGGGAAAAAATTCAGACTGCTGACATTTTGCCAGCTTTGACTAACATCCTCCTGTAGCACTGTTTCTCTGGATCATTTACCTGTaatccattcttctttcaggcTCCTAATAAATGGAGCCATAATACATAACTGCCGTGTAGGCCACTTTTATTGATGCCAAAAATCACTGCagaccaaaagttcctcacaggagctttaatgaaagCGGGATGAtatttttggcaaaaaaaatacTTCTTACCTATGTTTTGAACAAGATAAGCAAGAGTCATGACGTAATgctttatccacagggggcgccaaactcaacactaaccaaaagttcctctcaggagcttcaaAGCCCTATCAGAGGCATTTATGCTACTGGTATGGACATTGGGAACTGATTGTAGAGTGTGCAGCTCACATTTGGACTCTACTGACCAAAATGTTGAGTCTCCCTTCAGTCATCTTTCTGAAGCTTTATCTGTTTATCTGCCAAATTCAGGGTCATGTAACGTCAGGGAAACAACTGTAACAAATGACTAATTCAGACTAATATGGTGACATGATTTTCATCTACAGCTAGAGGGCAAATATACCTCAAACAGGAGTAGCAGTTTTTTAAATGCTATCATGGCATAGCTTCCTTTATACTGAGTAGAACCTGGAATGTGGCCTAACGCCTAAGGTCGAAGAGCAGTTAATAAAAGTAGGGTAGCCCAAGCCACTTTTTTTCCCATTTACAGATCCATGCCCATGAAGCGGGCAGCCCGGGCTTGactccagcctgcggcctcttcCCCGCATGTcactcctccactctctcccagtttcctactctatccactgtcctctcttctatcaataaaggtataaaagccaaaaaatattttaaaatgaaagagaaagaaagaatagcGTGCTACCTGGTGATAAGGAAGTGTTTGCTAAATCTGAGGATGATTGGATTAAAATGCCCCCCTCACTTTGAGGTAGGGCTCGCGTGTCTGTTTAGTAGTAAAGGGTTAAATTTCATAATGAcctgatgttaaaaaaattacTTCATGCTTCAGACAATTTTGAGCTCTTTCTccatgttttatcatttaacacTGAGTCATCACCCCACATTTTTTGAGTCAGCCTCTGGCGCCAAAAGGCTGGTACTGAGATTCTTCATTTGAGAAGTGAAACTTGATTTATTCACAGGATGAATGCATCAAAGTAGAAGTGTCTATCACAGACAGTCATGccacagttaaaacaaatcaCTTCTCCATCTTCAGGAGGAGACATTAAATCATAAAGTAGTTTGTTTTCATATTAAAAAGATCTTCCTCTAGCAGCTGTAACTGAGATTGTTATCAGCAGATGTTGCGAACATGGAGGTTGAAGTGACAAGGTGATGATAGGGAGGAATGCTGCTGGTTTGTGCTTTGTTTAGCTCTGCTGTACAGCATGCTGGATTCTGTCCTCCAAACCAGTGGAAAGAAACGATTAACCCAGAGCAAACAATGAGAAGGGAACCTTTCTGATCCGTCCACCCCGTAGTCCATCGCTCAAACAATGTATGAGTTCATCGTCTCCTCCTCTAATTAAAACCAGTTGTAGTCCACTTTGGatcaaacatgttcagtgtgAATGTTTGATCTTTCAGCCACACTTTTACATGATGAAGTATTAAAACTGCACAGATAAGCCAAAATTGGAGCCACTGGGTCGTTTggaaattagattaaaaaaagatatctAATTTAATCACATTATTTTTTGATGTGACTTCAATTACATGCAAGTTGTTTTCCCCTCTTATGATTACAACCTACTTATAATCCACAAATTGTATCACAATAGAGATGCATTTCAGGCTTTTGTTTCAACAAGTCATCTCTGCATGCAGTGAGAAAATCAACCTTAATTGTATTCTTTTGCCTGTAGCTCAGGTATCCTCATCTAAAGGACTTGAAGACCTTTATGCTCATGCTGAGTCATTAAAACAAATTCAGACCTTCAGAGAAAAAAGAGTAAATAATCCTCACCCAGAGCTTTGAGCAATTCCTCAAAATTCTCGCTGCTTTTCATTTTCCAGTTGCCTTCAAAATTGGGCATTTTTCCTGTTGGGTTGTGATGGTGTGTCAGGCTTCACCTCCTCTCGTCTGTCTCCTCCGCTCCCTTTCTTCAGGCTCTTTCTCTGCCTTTGACCAAcccctttctcctccctgtgATCAGTGATCCTACACAACAGACCAATCCTCCTTTatctctgcctcctctcccATACattaattacacacacacacacacacacacacacacacacacacacacacacacacacacacacacacacacacacacacatacacacacacacacacacacacacacacacacacagtgcacacaTTCATGTCCACACACGCCTCCTTAATGGTTTCTCATTAGAGGTTCATTTTTATGACCATGCtgaattttatttcagttaaatgCTCTTGATGTCTCATCTCATCTGCTCAGTCATCTTTGTTGAGGGTTAGTTGAACTTAATGTTGCGTCTAAACAGATATTCAGTCTTGaagtctttgagtcttttaTTGCATTAATAGCTGAAAATCATATTGACTACTTTTCCTTTCTGTAGGTATGATTTATAGGGACTGGTTTAAAACAGGCCTGGAGCCAGGACCAGCTCTCAGGATGTTTTTCGTTGCCTTCTTTCAGCAGTATTTCTAGTTAGCCCATCCCTTCAGCCATCACAGGATTATTACGGGCCCCTCAGCTCGGGGCCGTTTGG from Notolabrus celidotus isolate fNotCel1 chromosome 3, fNotCel1.pri, whole genome shotgun sequence carries:
- the LOC117810682 gene encoding cellular retinoic acid-binding protein 1 — protein: MPNFEGNWKMKSSENFEELLKALGVNPMLRRVAVVAASKPHVEIKQNGEHFYIKTSTTVRTTEINFLIGEEFNEETVDGRKCKSLATWETENKIYCQQTLLSGNGPKTFWSRELKGDELILIFGANDVMCTRIYIRV